The Rhinopithecus roxellana isolate Shanxi Qingling chromosome 13, ASM756505v1, whole genome shotgun sequence genome contains a region encoding:
- the TRMT6 gene encoding tRNA (adenine(58)-N(1))-methyltransferase non-catalytic subunit TRM6: protein MEGSGEQPSPQAQHPGDHRIRDGDFVVLKREDVFKAVQVQRRKKVTFEKQWFYLDNVIGHSYGTTFEVTSGGSLQPKKKREEPTAETKEAGTDNRNIVDDGKSQKLTQDDIKALKDKGIKGEEIVQQLIENSTTFRDKTEFAQDKYIKKKKKKYEAIITVVKPSTRILSIMYYAREPGKINHMRYDTLAQMLTLGNIRAGNKMIVMETCAGLVLGAMMERMGGFGSIIQLYPGGGPVRAATACFGFPKSFLNGLYEFPLNKVDSLLHGTFSAEMLSSEPKDSALVEESNGTLEEKQASEQENEDSMAEAPESNHPEDQETMETISQDPEHKGPKERGSKKDYIQEKQRRQEEQRKRHLEAAALLSERNADGLIVASRFHPTPLLLSLLDFVAPSRPFVVYCQYKEPLLECYTKLRERGGVINLRLSETWLRNYQVLPDRSHPKLLMSGGGGYLLSGFTVAMDNLKADTRLKSNASTLESQETEEPAAKKRKCPESDS, encoded by the exons ATGGAAGGCTCAGGGGAGCAGCCGAGCCCACAGGCACAGCATCCCGGAGACCATCGCATCCGCGACGGTGACTTCGTGGTGCTGAAACGTGAAGATGTGTTTAAAGCAGTGCAAGTCCAGCGGAGAAA AAAAGTAACTTTCGAAAAACAGTGGTTCTACCTGGATAACGTCATTGGCCATAGTTATGGAACCACATTTGAAGTGACCAGTGGAGGAAGTCTACAGCCcaagaagaagagggaagagccTACTGCAG AGACTAAAGAAGCGGGCACTGATAATCGAAATATAGTTGATGATGGGAAATCTCAGAAACTTACTCAAGATGACATAAAAGCTTTGAAGGACAAGGGCATTAAAGGAGAG GAAATAGTTCAGCAGTTAATTGAAAATAGTACAACATTCCGAGACAAGACAGAATTTGCTcaagataaatatattaaaaagaagaaaaaaaa ATATGAAGCCATCATTACTGTTGTGAAGCCATCCACCCGTATTCTTTCAATTATGTATTATGCAAGAGAACCTGGAAAAATTAA CCACATGAGATACGATACACTAGCCCAGATGTTGACGTTGGGAAATATCCGTGCTGGCAACAAAATGATTGTGATGGAAACGTGTGCAGGCTTGGTGCTGGGTGCAATGATGGAACGAATGGGAG gttttggctCCATTATTCAGCTATACCCTGGAGGTGGACCTGTTCGGGCAGCAACAGCATGTTTTGGATTTCCCAAATCTTTTCTCAATGGTCTTTATGAATTCCCCCTCAACAAAGTGGACAGTCTTCTACATGGAACATTTTCTGCCGAGATGTTATCTTCAGAGCCAAAAGACAGTGCTTTGGTTGAAGAAAGTAATGGCACGCTGGAGGAAAAACAGGCTTCTGAACAAGAGAATGAAGATAGCATGGCAGAGGCCCCAGAGAGCAACCACCCAGAAGACCAGGAAACAATGGAAACCATTTCTCAAGATCCAGAACATAAGGGGCCTaaagagagaggaagcaaaaaaGATTAT attcAGGAAAAACAGAGGAGACAAGAAGAGCAGAGGAAAAGACATTTAGAGGCTGCCGCtctgctgagtgaaagaaacgcGGATGG TTTAATTGTAGCTAGTCGTTTCCACCCCACTCCTCTGCTGCTGTCTTTGCTGGACTTCGTGGCCCCTTCAAGGCCATTTGTGGTCTACTGTCAGTACAAAGAG CCTCTGTTGGAATGCTACACAAAGCTGCGGGAGAGGGGAGGGGTCATCAACCTCAGGCTGTCTGAGACCTGGCTCAGAAATTACCAG GTTTTGCCAGATCGAAGTCATCCTAAACTGCTGATGAGTGGAGGTGGGGGTTACCTTCTCTCCGGCTTCACCGTTGCCATGGACAACCTTAAAGCAGACACCAGACTCAAATCCAATGCAAGCACTTTAGAATCACAGGAGACTGAGGAGCCTGCAGCGAAAAAACGGAAATGCCCAGAGTCTGACTCTTAA